In one Nicotiana tomentosiformis chromosome 6, ASM39032v3, whole genome shotgun sequence genomic region, the following are encoded:
- the LOC138894134 gene encoding zinc finger BED domain-containing protein DAYSLEEPER-like: protein MAKVIGNCLLEWKLDKVFIVTVENASSNDAMVKELSKQLDMWKTNSMSGQHLHVCKDGNVAGPFVCDDWVNVRNVIKFLERFHELTKKVPGSRYVTSNCHFEDICELESHLKVCLASDDTSLSKMAGKMIEKFKKYRGEPEKMNKMIFIASILDPYNKLEYVGFALEEMFGEEPGKKLTAEVDANLNSLFGESTSSDDTFDSSSENVRTKYVRIKLQLKRQKEDSGSGDWFRCEGTPINVEEDLEFLEQIELDMAKSGRVTCIVERDTSIVDA, encoded by the exons ATGGCAAAGGTTATTGGCAATTGTTTGCTTGAATGGAAATTGGATAAGGTATTCATTGTTACTGTTGAAAATGCTTCTTCGAATGATGCCATGGTCAAAGAATTGTCTAAACAATTAGATATGTGGAAAACTAATTCGATGAGTGGTCAGCATCTTCAC GTTTGTAAGGATGGGAATGTTGCAGGTCCATTTGTATGTGATGATTGGGTGAATGTGAGAAACGTGATAAAGTTTCTTGAAAGATTTCACGAGCTCACCAAAAAAGTTCCAGGTTCACGTTATGTCACTTCTAATTGTCATTTTGAGGATATATGTGAGCTAGAGAGTCATTTGAAAGTTTGTTTAGCTAGTGATGATACTAGTTTGAGTAAGATGGCAGGGAAGATGAtagaaaagtttaaaaaatataggGGTGAACCTGAAAAGATGAATAAAATGATATTCATTGCTTCTATATTAGATCCTTATAACAAATTAGAGTATGTTGGTTTTGCACTTGAGGAAATGTTTGGGGAGGAACCAGGGAAGAAATTAACTGCCGAAGTGGATGCTAATTTGAATTCTTTGTTTGGAGA ATCTACTTCATCTGATGACACATTTGATTCATCTAGTGAGAATGTGAGAACAAAATATGTGAGAATAAAGCTTCAATTGAAAAGGCAAAAGGAAGACTCTGGAAGTGGAG ATTGGTTTAGATGCGAGGGTACTCCTATTAATGTTGAAGAAGATTTAGAGTTTCTTGAGCAAATTGAACTTG ATATGGCAAAGAGCGGAAGAGTAACTTGCATTGTTGAAAGAGATACTAGCATTGTTGATGCATAG